The segment AATCCCTCACTAAAACAAAGAACGGCGATTTATCCCTGCCAGAGCTTTTTTCTTATGTAAGAACTCTTGATCAGGTTGTTGACATTGATTACAGAATGCCCGGATGCCCGCCTGTAGCGGATCAGATATGGAATGTGCTTGAGGCTGTTTTATCGGGAAATCTGCCGCCAAAAGGCGCGGTTATCGGTGTTAATCCAAAGACCGTATGTGACGAATGTCCGAGAGAAAAAAGTGAGGATAAGGTTGTTAAAAAGTTCGTCAGACCTCATATGATAAAAGATATTGACCCTGACAAGTGTCTTTTGGATCAGGGGATAATCTGTAACGGCCCTGCTACGCGTGCAGGATGCGGAGCTTTGTGTACTCAGGTAAATCTGGGTTGCAGAGGGTGTTACGGCCCTGCTGAAGGTATTGATGATATAGGCGGAAAACTTGCAGGTGCTATTGCATCAATGGTTGACAGCAATGATCCTGAAGAAATAGAGAAAATAGTTAATCAGATTCCAGACCCTGTGGGAACTTTTTACAGATTTAACCTGCCCGGATCAATCATAGGGAGAAAGATTTAATGAAAAAAGTCACAATAGATCCAGTTACCCGTCTTGAAGGACATGGAAAGATAGAAATTTTTCTTGATGATAAAGGTGATGTCAAAGATGCATTTCTTCAGGTTCCGGAGTTGAGGGGATTTGAAAAATTCTGCCAGGGAAGACCTGTTGAAGAGATGCCGAGAATTACCTCCAGGATCTGCGGAGTTTGTCCCGAGGCCCACCTTATGGCATCTGCAAAAGCAGGAGATGCTGTTTACAATCTTACAATTCCGGAAACAGCAAAGATGCTGAGGGAACTTCTATACATGATTTTTTATGTCACGGATCATACAACACATTTTTATGCTCTCGGAGGGCCTGATTTTGTACTTGGCCCGGGCGCGCCTAAGGAACAGAGAAATATACTCGGCGTTGTGCACAAGGTTGGTCTGGAAATAGGCGGGAAAGTAATAGGAATGCGGGGGCTCTGTCACGAGTTGATCCAGAAAATCGGCGGAAAGGCTGTTCATCCTGTGGGAGCTCTGATAGGAGGAATGTCAAAACGCCTTTCTCCCGAGCTGCGGGATGAAGTTCTGCAGGCAGGCAGGCAGGCTGTGGAGTTCGGGCAGTTTACCATCTCCATTTTTAATGATATTGTACTTAAAAACAAAGAGTATGTTGACCTGATACTTTCCGATACCTTTACTCACAACACTTACAACATGGGACTTGTTGACAAGAACAATCAGGTCAATTTCTATGACGGCGATATCAGAGTTGTTGATCCCGAAGGAAAAGAATTTGTTAAATTCAAACCTGAAGATTATCTGAAGCATATATCAGAACATGTGGAAGAGTGGACATATCTTAAGTTCCCGTTCCTCAAAAAGATCGGATGGAAAGGATTTACAGACGGAAAATCGAGCGGAGTTTACAAAGCTACGCCTCTTTCCCGTCTGAATGTTTCCGAAGGTATGGCAACGCCTCTGGCAAATGAAGAGTACCAGCGTATGTATGATACTTTGGGAGGAAAACCTGTACACCAGACCCTTGCAACTCACTGGGCACGCATTATCGAGCTTCTGTATGCTGCGGAGCGTTGGGTGGAACTTGCAGAGCATCCTGAAATTACAAGCGACCAGTTCCGTGCTGTTCCCACGGAAACACCGTCCGAAGGAGTGGGTGTTGTTGAAGCACCCCGCGGTACTCTCTATCATCACTACAAGACAGATGAGAACGGCATGATAACAGAAGTAAATCTCATTGTAGGGACAACAAACAACAATGCTGCAATAAATATGTCTGTTAAAAAAGCTGCTCAGGGATTGATTAAAAACGGTAAAGTGACAGATGAACTTATGAATATGGTTGAAATGGCATTTCGTGCATATGATCCCTGTTTTGGGTGCGCAACTCATACGCTTCCGGGCCAGATGCCGCTTATTGTCAGAATCAGAGATTATAAAAATAGTGTTATAGATGAGAAAAAGAGATTTTAATCAATAAAATAAAATTTGAGGGTGCCATGAGAGTGCGGATCAAAATGGAAGATAAAGAGAAATCTTTTATTCGGAAAGTTGCGGAACGCAGCGCACAGAACATATATGCATGCTATCAGTGCGGACGCTGTTCTGCAGGGTGCCCCTTTGCTTTTGAAATGGATATTCTGCCTAATCAGATAATCAGGCTTGTTCAACTGGGGCAGGAAGAGGAAGTTTCAGGATCAAAAGCGGTTTACCTGTGTGCATCATGTTTTACATGTCATTCCAGGTGCCCCAAGGGAATAGACATTGCAAGGATTGCAGAAGCAATAAGAGAGATTACTGAACCAAAGGGACAGGATCATTTCGGTCCTGATGATGTACCGCTGAAATGGGCAAAGGATCTGCCTCAGCAGGCTTACGTGGCGGTTTTTAAGAAATTCAGCAAATAAGCCCCCCAATGATTTTTTAATAAAGAGGAATTCATGAAAGTTCACTACTATCCGGGATGTACTCTTAAAGAGAAAGCTGTAAACTTGGAAGAGACAACCGTTAAAGCAATGAAAATTCTTGGTGTGGATCTGAAAGAGCCCGAAGGCTGGACATGCTGCGGCGCTGAATTTCCCCTGTCCGAAGAGAAAATCGCAGGTCTTGCAGCACCTGCCAGAATTTTACGTCAGGTGGAATCAGAAGGGGGAGACAAGGTTACAACAACCTGTGCATTCTGCTATAATGTTCTTAAAAGAACAAATTATGCTTTGTTGAATGATCCCCTTAAAC is part of the bacterium genome and harbors:
- a CDS encoding oxidoreductase; translated protein: SLTKTKNGDLSLPELFSYVRTLDQVVDIDYRMPGCPPVADQIWNVLEAVLSGNLPPKGAVIGVNPKTVCDECPREKSEDKVVKKFVRPHMIKDIDPDKCLLDQGIICNGPATRAGCGALCTQVNLGCRGCYGPAEGIDDIGGKLAGAIASMVDSNDPEEIEKIVNQIPDPVGTFYRFNLPGSIIGRKI
- a CDS encoding Ni/Fe hydrogenase subunit alpha yields the protein MKKVTIDPVTRLEGHGKIEIFLDDKGDVKDAFLQVPELRGFEKFCQGRPVEEMPRITSRICGVCPEAHLMASAKAGDAVYNLTIPETAKMLRELLYMIFYVTDHTTHFYALGGPDFVLGPGAPKEQRNILGVVHKVGLEIGGKVIGMRGLCHELIQKIGGKAVHPVGALIGGMSKRLSPELRDEVLQAGRQAVEFGQFTISIFNDIVLKNKEYVDLILSDTFTHNTYNMGLVDKNNQVNFYDGDIRVVDPEGKEFVKFKPEDYLKHISEHVEEWTYLKFPFLKKIGWKGFTDGKSSGVYKATPLSRLNVSEGMATPLANEEYQRMYDTLGGKPVHQTLATHWARIIELLYAAERWVELAEHPEITSDQFRAVPTETPSEGVGVVEAPRGTLYHHYKTDENGMITEVNLIVGTTNNNAAINMSVKKAAQGLIKNGKVTDELMNMVEMAFRAYDPCFGCATHTLPGQMPLIVRIRDYKNSVIDEKKRF
- a CDS encoding 4Fe-4S dicluster domain-containing protein, producing MRVRIKMEDKEKSFIRKVAERSAQNIYACYQCGRCSAGCPFAFEMDILPNQIIRLVQLGQEEEVSGSKAVYLCASCFTCHSRCPKGIDIARIAEAIREITEPKGQDHFGPDDVPLKWAKDLPQQAYVAVFKKFSK